The following are from one region of the Candidatus Trichorickettsia mobilis genome:
- a CDS encoding FKBP-type peptidyl-prolyl cis-trans isomerase — MQKFLSLVITAAVLYMIFQMKTDNKSGSQDTEKAQQQSTTASTTENQNLTGNFLEKTVSNVLINVLKTEEGKLFFENILQPVNKPIAGIEGFKVNNADLIKSMFKINDFGEGTIGPASCGHVVTVSYQILDLSNNMVDQQTKTFTLGSQPVIAGLDNVIVGMMVGQTRHAIIPAKYAYQADRYKNLGIDQDATYKINVALKEILPHNFAKIGEVKIFDDEIAYRVPLICGDRAIFNAKITKLANGKVIYDTVAKSQKIQMRIGDINYPMIFSHALYGKIPIGTRTVIAKGRNYKALGAGVSVLFPKEQLPTDEYFMLELSDFETE, encoded by the coding sequence ATGCAAAAGTTTTTAAGTTTAGTAATTACAGCCGCTGTCTTATATATGATTTTTCAAATGAAAACTGATAATAAGTCAGGTAGTCAAGATACTGAAAAAGCTCAACAACAGAGTACCACAGCATCAACAACAGAGAACCAAAATCTTACAGGAAATTTTCTTGAAAAGACGGTGTCTAATGTGCTAATTAATGTTTTAAAAACTGAAGAAGGTAAGTTGTTTTTTGAGAATATTTTACAACCAGTTAACAAACCAATAGCAGGAATCGAGGGATTTAAAGTTAATAATGCTGATTTAATTAAATCAATGTTTAAGATCAATGATTTCGGCGAAGGCACAATAGGCCCAGCTTCTTGTGGACATGTTGTTACTGTAAGTTATCAGATTCTAGATCTAAGCAATAACATGGTAGATCAACAAACCAAAACCTTTACCTTGGGATCACAACCAGTTATAGCTGGTCTTGATAATGTCATAGTTGGCATGATGGTTGGCCAAACTCGGCATGCAATTATACCAGCAAAATACGCTTATCAGGCTGATCGATACAAGAATCTTGGTATAGATCAAGATGCTACTTATAAAATTAATGTAGCTCTAAAAGAGATTCTTCCACATAACTTTGCCAAAATTGGTGAGGTTAAAATTTTTGATGATGAAATTGCTTATCGAGTACCATTAATTTGCGGTGATAGAGCAATATTTAATGCTAAAATTACTAAATTGGCAAATGGTAAGGTGATATATGATACCGTCGCAAAATCACAGAAAATTCAAATGAGAATTGGCGATATTAATTATCCAATGATTTTTTCTCATGCTCTATATGGTAAAATTCCTATAGGAACTAGGACAGTAATTGCTAAAGGCAGAAACTATAAAGCTCTAGGTGCTGGAGTTAGTGTACTCTTTCCTAAAGAACAATTGCCGACTGATGAATATTTTATGTTGGAACTAAGCGATTTTGAAACAGAATAG
- a CDS encoding aspartate kinase: MELIVQKFGGTSVADTNRIKKVAQLIQTALTEGNQLIVVVSAMAGVTNQLITLCSEVSALDTSANWAEYDTALCSGEMVTTALLALCLQTAGVKSRSVLAWQLPILTNDNYGHAAVELIDNNILKQCLRQGIVPVVAGFQGITSEHKCTTLGRGGSDTTASLIAASMQANRCDIYTDVEGVFTADPRIVSTAKKLKEISFEDMLELSSSGAKVLHPRCVETAMRYNIPIRVVSSFANNVSGTLVTTRDKIMEHKAITGITSNKNLLKLTIYSPKVDFGIICSELAQNNIHIELMINMTVGENYSFIVQLSDKNKLELLLYKLNIDFAIDVNIATVSIVGFGIKNNNLFIQAMLEAINKESIAIFAVQISEIKMLVLIEDTHTEKVIRICHRFIDE; the protein is encoded by the coding sequence ATGGAGTTAATAGTTCAAAAATTTGGAGGAACATCAGTTGCTGATACTAACAGAATTAAAAAAGTAGCACAGCTAATTCAGACTGCTTTAACTGAAGGTAATCAACTCATTGTGGTGGTATCGGCAATGGCAGGAGTCACGAACCAATTAATTACATTATGTAGTGAAGTATCGGCTCTGGACACATCAGCTAATTGGGCTGAATATGACACTGCTTTATGTAGTGGCGAAATGGTCACGACGGCATTACTAGCATTATGTTTACAGACTGCAGGTGTTAAGTCGAGATCAGTGTTGGCCTGGCAATTACCTATTTTGACTAACGACAATTATGGTCATGCTGCAGTTGAATTAATTGATAATAATATATTAAAACAGTGCTTAAGACAAGGAATCGTTCCAGTGGTTGCAGGATTTCAAGGAATTACCTCCGAGCATAAATGTACTACTTTAGGCAGAGGAGGATCAGATACAACTGCTAGCTTAATTGCTGCAAGTATGCAAGCCAACCGTTGTGATATTTATACAGATGTTGAAGGAGTATTTACTGCAGACCCACGGATTGTATCTACTGCTAAGAAGCTTAAAGAAATATCTTTTGAAGATATGCTGGAATTATCCTCATCCGGAGCAAAAGTACTGCATCCTCGCTGTGTCGAAACCGCAATGAGGTATAATATACCTATTAGAGTAGTATCCTCATTTGCTAATAACGTTAGCGGCACCTTAGTTACGACAAGAGATAAAATAATGGAACATAAAGCTATCACCGGTATTACCTCAAATAAGAATTTATTAAAACTCACTATATACAGCCCTAAAGTTGATTTTGGCATAATTTGTTCAGAGCTAGCGCAAAATAATATTCATATTGAACTAATGATAAATATGACTGTCGGTGAAAATTATAGTTTTATTGTACAATTAAGTGATAAAAATAAATTAGAGTTACTATTATACAAGCTGAACATTGATTTTGCTATCGATGTAAATATCGCAACTGTATCAATAGTAGGATTTGGTATTAAAAATAACAATTTATTTATCCAAGCAATGTTGGAAGCAATTAACAAAGAATCAATAGCAATATTTGCGGTACAAATCTCGGAAATTAAAATGCTGGTGTTGATAGAAGATACTCATACCGAAAAAGTAATTCGTATTTGTCACCGATTTATTGACGAATAA
- a CDS encoding DUF1653 domain-containing protein: MINKDNPQIKPGLYQHYKGNLYQVIGVSRHSENLEVLVVYQALYGNYGLWVRPIAMFNELVEPSNIPRFRYIADSLGTAAELIKR, encoded by the coding sequence ATGATAAACAAAGATAATCCCCAAATTAAACCCGGTCTTTATCAACATTACAAAGGAAACCTGTATCAAGTAATTGGTGTTTCAAGGCATTCTGAGAATTTAGAGGTGCTAGTAGTATATCAGGCATTATATGGTAATTACGGTTTGTGGGTTAGACCAATAGCCATGTTTAATGAGTTAGTGGAACCATCCAATATTCCACGCTTTCGCTATATTGCCGATTCTTTAGGTACAGCAGCAGAACTCATAAAAAGGTAA
- a CDS encoding CPBP family intramembrane glutamic endopeptidase, with amino-acid sequence MVVAYACLLIAVILSLFGKNIKILLCFIIVAHIAAFYAHIVTLTGLMIIMSFSTITWLYFHHHDKIRLIKWCLFIMMISYGVLFSQHLLPGFNNFLILNKIRFSLISCPFSMYLNFDKVVMALILYISSPLLLQEKFLNLTAIKQSFKLLSICLLIIIPTAMLGNYLTIDLKISKYLIIWAINNLFFVCFAEEVFFRGIIQTHFISLLNNYRLPAIVAIIITSLFFGVAHIKGGVLYAIFATVCSIFYGYTYHSTGRIFAAMLVHFMLNLCHFIFFSYPAAISMCP; translated from the coding sequence ATGGTGGTTGCATATGCTTGTTTATTAATAGCGGTGATTTTATCATTATTCGGCAAAAACATAAAAATATTATTGTGTTTTATTATAGTCGCCCATATTGCAGCGTTCTATGCTCATATAGTTACTCTTACTGGCTTAATGATAATTATGAGTTTCTCTACTATTACATGGTTATATTTTCATCATCACGACAAAATAAGGTTAATAAAATGGTGTCTATTCATCATGATGATAAGCTATGGCGTATTATTTTCTCAGCATTTATTGCCAGGATTTAATAATTTCTTGATATTAAATAAAATACGTTTTTCTTTAATATCTTGTCCATTTTCGATGTATCTAAACTTTGACAAGGTAGTAATGGCATTGATTTTATATATATCTAGTCCATTATTACTTCAGGAAAAATTTTTGAATCTAACTGCAATTAAGCAATCTTTTAAACTATTAAGTATTTGTCTGCTAATAATTATTCCTACAGCAATGTTGGGGAATTATTTAACTATTGATTTAAAGATCTCGAAGTACCTCATTATCTGGGCTATCAATAATTTGTTTTTTGTCTGTTTTGCAGAGGAAGTATTTTTTCGTGGTATAATTCAAACTCACTTTATATCTTTATTAAACAATTATCGCTTACCAGCAATAGTGGCAATTATCATAACCTCGTTATTTTTTGGAGTGGCGCATATTAAAGGAGGAGTGTTATATGCAATTTTTGCTACAGTTTGTAGCATATTTTATGGTTATACTTATCATAGTACTGGAAGAATTTTTGCAGCAATGCTAGTACATTTTATGCTGAATTTATGTCATTTTATATTTTTTAGTTATCCGGCAGCCATCTCTATGTGCCCTTAG
- a CDS encoding MBL fold metallo-hydrolase, translating into MKMTFIGSGAAFTSNNYHSNILIESNDKKLLIDCGSDARFALRDLGYSYKDIDSIYISHIHADHSGGLEWLGFSRKFDTSCTKPYLIAHKNILNNLWEHSLSAGMQTLDTESATLETYFIPQYLDHTRDFQWENINFELVKTVHVKNNHHLVDSYGLFFNANDKKIFLTTDTRMAFDRFLPCYEQSNLIFHDCETQNTPSAVHAHYNELIKLPLNIKNKMWLYHYNSGMLPNAQDDGFLGFVQKGQAFLF; encoded by the coding sequence ATGAAAATGACCTTCATTGGTAGCGGAGCTGCTTTTACCAGTAATAATTATCATTCTAATATACTTATTGAGTCTAATGATAAAAAATTACTTATTGATTGTGGATCTGATGCCAGGTTTGCTTTGCGCGATTTAGGATATTCTTATAAAGATATTGATTCTATATATATAAGTCATATTCATGCTGATCATAGCGGTGGACTTGAATGGCTTGGTTTTTCTCGTAAGTTTGATACCTCTTGTACTAAGCCTTATCTTATAGCTCATAAAAATATATTAAATAATCTATGGGAACACTCCTTATCAGCAGGTATGCAAACTTTAGATACCGAAAGTGCCACTCTTGAAACATATTTTATTCCTCAATATTTAGATCACACAAGAGATTTTCAGTGGGAAAATATTAATTTTGAGTTAGTTAAAACTGTGCATGTAAAAAATAATCATCATCTAGTAGATTCTTATGGCTTATTCTTTAATGCTAATGATAAAAAAATATTCCTTACCACAGATACCAGAATGGCCTTCGATCGATTTTTGCCATGCTATGAACAAAGTAACCTTATTTTTCATGATTGCGAGACTCAAAATACTCCAAGCGCTGTGCACGCTCATTATAATGAACTGATTAAATTGCCATTAAATATCAAAAATAAAATGTGGCTATATCATTATAACTCAGGGATGTTACCAAATGCTCAAGATGATGGTTTTTTAGGATTTGTACAGAAAGGGCAAGCATTCCTATTTTAA
- a CDS encoding adenylate/guanylate cyclase domain-containing protein codes for MQADHRKSLKKAYIICVDDEKFVLDSLLSQLQNKFKDSYEYEIAESGEEALEIIKDIYEEGNIVALIITDQLMPRMTGDEVLIKIHSLYPKPIKLLLTGQATLESAINAINNANLFSYLRKPWDEEGLLLAVEKGLTQHRLLEDLENQVATFRKFVPRQFLEMLLIKEFDNIEPEIVKNLELSILFCDIIGYSTLSEQLTPEQIFNLLNRYFNKINPIIEHNQGFIDKFLGDGVIALFKELPHYAVQAGVEILKILNEFNEVIIKEGLKPIVVGIGINTGQVVLGTLGTKDRIDDTAIGDAVNVASRIESLNRIYSTKLLITGDVLSKLPSTEQFKIRFIDKVKVMGKSKITELYEVFDADSLDQQSYKLSIQPHMEKACQLYQNKDFFAAQKLFVQCLEQKPNDQLLLLYIERCKNFIANGCPEAWDGATICMVK; via the coding sequence ATGCAAGCTGACCATAGAAAATCTCTTAAAAAAGCTTATATTATCTGCGTGGATGATGAAAAGTTTGTGTTAGATAGTTTATTATCGCAGTTACAGAATAAATTTAAAGATAGTTATGAGTATGAAATAGCTGAAAGCGGAGAAGAAGCATTAGAAATTATTAAGGACATTTATGAGGAAGGAAATATAGTAGCGCTAATTATTACTGACCAATTAATGCCAAGAATGACTGGTGACGAAGTGTTAATTAAAATTCATTCGTTATATCCAAAACCAATAAAATTACTGCTTACAGGGCAAGCTACGTTGGAATCAGCAATAAATGCTATTAATAACGCTAATCTATTTAGCTACTTACGTAAGCCTTGGGATGAAGAAGGTTTATTATTAGCTGTAGAAAAAGGATTAACGCAACATAGACTATTAGAAGATTTAGAGAATCAAGTGGCAACTTTTCGTAAATTTGTCCCTCGTCAATTTTTGGAAATGTTGTTAATTAAAGAATTTGACAATATTGAGCCTGAAATAGTTAAAAATCTTGAGCTCTCTATATTATTTTGCGATATTATTGGATATTCGACATTATCAGAGCAGTTAACTCCTGAGCAAATATTTAATCTTCTGAATCGTTATTTTAATAAGATTAACCCTATTATTGAGCATAACCAAGGATTTATAGATAAATTTCTTGGTGATGGTGTAATAGCTTTATTTAAAGAACTACCTCACTATGCAGTGCAAGCAGGTGTTGAGATTCTTAAAATATTGAATGAATTTAATGAAGTTATAATTAAAGAAGGGCTTAAGCCAATAGTAGTAGGAATTGGAATCAATACTGGTCAAGTAGTATTGGGCACTTTAGGAACAAAAGACCGTATTGATGATACTGCGATAGGCGATGCGGTTAACGTAGCATCACGTATTGAGTCGCTAAACCGTATTTATAGTACTAAATTATTAATTACTGGTGATGTACTTAGTAAATTACCAAGTACTGAGCAATTTAAAATACGTTTTATCGATAAAGTTAAAGTCATGGGTAAATCTAAAATCACTGAATTATACGAAGTCTTTGATGCAGATAGCTTAGATCAGCAGTCATATAAGCTCTCTATTCAACCTCATATGGAAAAAGCTTGTCAATTATATCAAAATAAAGATTTTTTTGCAGCTCAAAAATTATTTGTCCAATGTCTGGAGCAAAAACCAAATGATCAATTATTGCTCTTATATATTGAACGATGTAAAAATTTTATAGCAAATGGTTGTCCGGAAGCATGGGATGGTGCTACCATTTGTATGGTTAAATAA
- a CDS encoding ATP-binding protein: protein MKYKILSHVESFSLLLATLESTADGILVVDNTGKILGYNKRFIDLWHIPPEVEQQENDEPALNYVLSQLIDPVSFVEKVKELYKDLTKESFDTLLFKDGRIFERYSIPQQIEGKIVGRVWSFRDVTEKVKAIRQLEQYKENLEHLVNERTQELVTALDTLKQNQLQLIQSEKMASLGQLITGIAHEVNTPLGAIIAGIGEIEKYYSSSTQVDVEFLNLAESEKTIYHDLCTQILSFNYAGQSTKERRSAAKLISEKLVANGFDLSSTLSKDLASMGFTDQNMDGVLSILKNPNGNYVIEFLKQFGINYLHIKNIKVAGSRISSLVSALRSYSRADAGTITETDICNDIDTTITILHNKLKYGINVITNYQPLPKFLCRAEQLIQVWTNILNNAIYSMKGNGQIIITTSLQENNIIVEFEDNGPGISPELIPRIFEPYFTTKPRGEGIGIGLTICQKIIKTHNGQITFTSRPGATCFKITLPVIASVTT, encoded by the coding sequence ATGAAATATAAAATATTGTCGCATGTTGAGTCTTTTTCGTTATTATTAGCTACTTTGGAATCTACTGCTGATGGTATATTAGTTGTAGACAACACAGGCAAAATTCTTGGTTATAATAAACGTTTTATAGATTTATGGCATATTCCTCCGGAAGTTGAGCAGCAAGAAAATGATGAGCCGGCGCTGAACTATGTTCTTAGTCAGCTTATAGATCCTGTATCATTCGTAGAGAAAGTAAAGGAATTATATAAGGATCTCACCAAAGAAAGTTTTGATACTTTGTTATTTAAAGATGGTAGAATATTTGAACGCTACTCTATTCCACAGCAAATAGAAGGTAAGATTGTGGGTAGAGTGTGGAGCTTTCGTGATGTTACCGAAAAAGTTAAAGCCATAAGGCAATTAGAGCAATATAAAGAGAATCTAGAACATCTGGTTAACGAGCGCACGCAAGAACTAGTAACAGCGTTAGATACTTTAAAACAAAACCAGTTGCAACTCATTCAATCTGAGAAGATGGCATCTTTAGGGCAGCTTATTACGGGAATTGCGCATGAGGTTAATACTCCACTAGGGGCAATTATTGCTGGTATTGGTGAGATAGAAAAATATTATAGTAGTTCTACGCAAGTTGATGTTGAGTTTCTAAACTTAGCTGAATCTGAAAAAACTATTTACCATGACTTATGCACGCAAATTTTATCATTTAATTATGCTGGTCAGTCTACTAAAGAACGTCGCAGTGCTGCTAAATTAATTAGTGAAAAACTAGTTGCTAATGGGTTTGATCTATCATCTACCTTAAGTAAAGACCTAGCAAGCATGGGCTTTACTGATCAAAATATGGATGGGGTACTATCAATTCTAAAAAATCCAAATGGTAATTATGTTATTGAGTTTTTGAAACAGTTTGGCATAAATTACTTGCATATTAAGAATATAAAAGTAGCTGGTAGTCGAATTTCTTCTTTGGTCAGTGCTTTACGCTCTTATTCTAGGGCGGATGCTGGAACAATCACTGAAACAGATATATGTAATGATATAGATACTACAATTACTATCCTGCATAACAAATTAAAATATGGCATTAATGTTATTACTAATTATCAACCATTACCTAAATTTCTATGTAGAGCTGAACAATTAATTCAAGTTTGGACGAATATATTAAACAATGCTATTTATTCTATGAAAGGTAATGGTCAAATCATTATTACTACCTCGCTGCAAGAAAATAATATTATTGTAGAGTTTGAGGATAATGGACCTGGTATCTCGCCTGAACTTATCCCAAGAATTTTTGAACCATATTTTACTACTAAGCCTAGAGGAGAAGGAATTGGTATAGGGCTAACGATCTGTCAGAAAATTATTAAGACTCATAATGGTCAAATCACATTTACTAGTAGGCCAGGCGCTACATGTTTTAAAATAACATTACCAGTTATAGCGTCGGTCACCACCTAA
- a CDS encoding Sca4 family protein, with the protein MSKEEDSSIEPPKQTTELNKEEAQLSVKEETVVQNKETDLQVKDKEVESGLQTKLEPEQQIQPQKTAQDSIGFEDKEFDTITKEIRDQVISKQLGLLQNALSEQAENEEQKAQIKKLSQLELSQFLQDEKNKDSINKALADPKLNAALNNAEVEGYGQFHNKFKDKFQDLQWGPGSNESTRSKEVKNKDGQSLCTLTETMVKEPTTVTLADGSTKEVSGYRKVDFPKELTGEGPLHLSMAVKGADGKNIAEDKAVYFSAHYDKQGKLTEVSTPMPVKFMGKGDDAIGYIERDGNIYTLPVTQGKYKEMMKEVAKNQGMGMDLSQTLDVPVKTNELAEKLGVNAELQTTPKNLEIEAANQKLALGDKSLADSLGLGTVLQEKSDKEIKSPELEQSKESKNLELTAEEKILKEKSDLAQKLGMDTVLQVESTDLTVEAKQKLALDGKKQEPALEGQEDKEKANQDKTKVDDPTKEEKAGFQGLQSKKEAIESLKKTDVDNEVVQAATKSEIKATDPKDKEPKREDPVVELQQDVEKKLEEVEKKKQQEKKEAEKSTEGIAANIPEKQTGSIDAEKRLQDTQKRLIVDKQSHEAKEQIDIRMSNDAKLIATGAQKNLESQQQGPIKESIGTIKPDSTPSKGATQSKDTGIQNR; encoded by the coding sequence ATGAGTAAAGAAGAAGATTCATCAATAGAACCACCAAAACAAACCACTGAACTTAATAAAGAAGAAGCACAGTTGTCAGTTAAGGAAGAAACAGTTGTTCAAAATAAAGAAACAGATCTACAGGTTAAGGACAAAGAAGTTGAGTCTGGATTACAGACAAAACTAGAGCCAGAACAGCAAATTCAACCACAGAAAACTGCTCAAGATAGTATTGGCTTTGAAGACAAAGAATTTGACACTATTACCAAAGAAATTCGTGATCAAGTTATTTCCAAACAACTTGGATTGCTACAAAACGCTTTAAGTGAACAAGCTGAAAACGAAGAACAAAAAGCTCAAATCAAAAAACTTAGCCAATTAGAATTAAGTCAGTTTTTACAAGACGAAAAGAATAAAGATTCGATCAATAAAGCTCTTGCTGATCCTAAGCTTAATGCAGCATTAAATAATGCTGAGGTAGAGGGTTATGGGCAATTTCACAATAAATTTAAAGATAAATTTCAGGATTTACAATGGGGGCCTGGATCGAACGAATCAACTCGGTCCAAGGAAGTAAAAAATAAAGACGGTCAGTCATTATGTACTTTAACTGAAACTATGGTTAAGGAACCAACAACAGTAACGTTGGCTGACGGCTCAACTAAGGAAGTATCTGGTTACCGTAAAGTCGATTTTCCAAAGGAGCTAACTGGCGAAGGCCCACTACATCTATCGATGGCAGTGAAAGGAGCAGACGGTAAAAATATTGCGGAAGATAAAGCTGTTTATTTTAGCGCACACTATGATAAACAAGGCAAACTCACTGAAGTCAGTACGCCAATGCCAGTAAAATTTATGGGAAAAGGCGATGATGCTATAGGTTATATAGAACGTGACGGCAATATTTATACTTTACCAGTAACTCAAGGTAAGTATAAGGAAATGATGAAAGAAGTGGCTAAAAATCAAGGTATGGGGATGGATTTATCTCAAACTCTTGATGTCCCGGTCAAAACTAATGAGCTTGCTGAAAAATTAGGTGTGAATGCAGAATTACAGACAACGCCTAAAAATTTAGAAATAGAAGCTGCTAATCAAAAATTAGCTTTAGGAGATAAATCACTTGCTGATAGTTTAGGTCTTGGAACAGTGTTACAGGAAAAAAGTGATAAAGAAATCAAGAGTCCAGAACTAGAACAAAGCAAAGAGAGTAAAAACCTAGAGCTTACCGCTGAAGAAAAAATATTAAAAGAAAAATCTGATCTTGCGCAAAAATTAGGTATGGACACAGTGCTACAAGTTGAATCTACAGATTTAACAGTAGAAGCTAAGCAAAAATTAGCCTTAGATGGAAAAAAACAGGAGCCAGCTTTAGAAGGGCAAGAAGACAAAGAAAAAGCTAATCAAGATAAAACCAAAGTAGACGATCCAACAAAAGAAGAAAAAGCAGGGTTTCAAGGATTACAAAGTAAAAAAGAAGCTATAGAATCATTAAAAAAGACTGATGTTGATAATGAGGTCGTACAGGCAGCTACAAAATCTGAAATTAAGGCAACAGACCCTAAAGATAAAGAGCCTAAAAGAGAAGATCCGGTAGTAGAGTTACAACAAGATGTTGAAAAAAAGTTAGAAGAAGTTGAGAAAAAAAAACAACAAGAGAAAAAAGAAGCTGAGAAAAGCACGGAAGGCATAGCAGCGAATATTCCTGAGAAACAAACCGGTAGCATAGACGCAGAAAAGCGATTGCAGGACACGCAAAAACGATTAATTGTAGATAAACAATCTCATGAAGCTAAAGAACAGATTGATATCAGAATGTCAAATGATGCTAAGTTAATTGCAACTGGTGCTCAAAAGAATTTAGAATCTCAGCAGCAAGGACCAATTAAAGAATCAATTGGAACAATAAAACCAGACTCAACTCCGTCTAAAGGAGCAACCCAAAGTAAAGATACAGGAATTCAAAATAGGTAA